In the genome of Channa argus isolate prfri chromosome 8, Channa argus male v1.0, whole genome shotgun sequence, the window GAGGTCATAGGTCAAAAAGAGGCGTCCTGGATGACCCTCAAAGATGGAGCTTTGCTGGAGCTCGAGAAGAGTCAGCCTGTATGCGATCAAAGGGTAGATTACTGTGTCATACGTATTATAGCATTTTCATAGTTCAGaatcagcaggaaaaaaaaacatgatctcCTAGTTTGTGTTTGAAATAACAGCTCTATAGGTAAAATATGAGGTAAACGATCAAAACCTGAAGAATTCTCTAAGAGGCCCCTCATGACCGCGGGTCTCCTCTCCACAGAAAGTAATAATGGGGGTCTTCCTGAAGCAGAAGCCCGGCCTCCTCACCGCCTTCAGGGCGCCTTGGAGCACGTCTCTCCGCTTCACCTGGATGTGGATTTCTGCGTCTCGATCCACATTGTCCTGTCTGAAGAGTCCCAGGATCGTGCCCAGGTCTAATGTGAACTGCAAACCAGAGAGATCGAGAGATCAGTTTGACAGACACGAGATGAAAACAGGTCTAcgaagattgttttttttttcaaatgacaaaaaaaaaaaaaaaagaacaaacaaaacaaaaaataatgtgaataaaagTTATAAATAGATATTTATTagcaaactgaaatattttgagtttcacaacaacatattttaaataatatttgaaatagAACAATGCAGGAAAGTTTCAGCAATACATTTTACCTCCTCTGTGCTTCTGCAGACATGACTCTGCTTTTCCAGCTGAGGGTTGGCGCCTTGGAAGCCGTCTGTGCTGGTCTCTAGACCAAACTCTGTTCTGACAAGACATGTACATGGACTTTCAGCTATAGCTTTCCATCCATTTTAGATCCTTTTCTTTTGGCAAGTTTGAAAATCTTTCAAAGCTGTCGTTGCTTTCTCACCTGTTCACTGCAGGTGACATTGAATTCTTTGTTTCTGCCTGGAGAGATCATTACATTTTagaataacaacaaaacataaacagtatgtgaacttttttttttactgcagattAAATTTATAAGAGCTGaaaaagacagcaaaaaaaattaaatcagtaCAAATAAGACTCATCACCTCATTTACAATTATTTGATAacacacattaaataataaGATGATTGACATCCGATTAGCTAGAAATGTGATGTTATTGATTATACTTGCAAGATGATGCATTGAAGTGACAACTATTGATCACGTTGccacaaagcaaaagaaagagatAAAGTTGGCACACGACAGATTCAGCGGTTTACCTGAGGAAAGTCCTGGTGGCTGAAGAGGTACAATGGTCCATGTCCAGAGATCCTCAGTACCTGCTCTCCAGTCCAACCTTCTGCAGGAGTGTCTGGGACAAACAGCACCCTGGAGCCCTGCACACactggaaaaataaacattataataaattatattataattataataaataaacattataaaataaaacaaacaaacaaaaaaacaaaaactgcagttcccgctcagccagacacacacacctgtaggTATGTGAAGGAGAACCTTTGTCCAGCCTGTTTTACAAAATGCCCCCGAAAGAGCATCACCAAGCGACTCGCCATCTGATTGGCAGACCAGCCATAGTCAACGGTGATACGAGACGTCAGTCCCATGGCAGATAGACTTTCTTGTTCTTTACCATGCGGAACCAAGTGTCTGGGGTGGAGAAAAGAGTTTATTAATGTCTTTATGCTGAGAGCTATTCTGATTGTATCAATCAAGTATATTACGACATAATATACAAGGAATGATATTACATACCttactgtaaaaacagatttgatcaaaaataactaatATGTTTTGGACTAAACGGAGAGTGTCTCCAATAATAATGTTCACAGTACCCAATGTAAAGGACTCATCATCTGAGGATCGTGAATCAGATCAGTAAATATCTGAGCATTACATGCTAAGAGTGATGGGATGAACGGGATAACACCTCTCCAGTGTGTTCACCTGTCCAGCTGTGCCATGTAATGTCCTCTGGGTAGACAGATGACATCTTTGACCACCAGTCCTGTCTTCTGTAGAGCCGGCCTCTTCCATTTAAGTCGGGGAGCTTTGTTTGGGGGCGGCTGCGACAGATAGATTTTGATATGCTGATAAGTTATAAGCTCCTGCACAGTTTCTCATTGCAGAATAAAAATCTTAACTAAAATATTATTAGTGGATTTTTAACTGGGAAATTATGCAACAGTTCCaaagatttactgtaaatatagtAGGACACTGGTTCTGTAATTGAACAAAGAACTGGAATTATGTCCATCAACAGAGAATGTATGAAGAATTGTTATAATTTAACAAGTAAAAAAGTGAGTTTCTGAGCTCTGCTATAAGCATTTagcattttcaaatgtttataaGCTCAATTTTCAAATGATCGGAAACtaatttccttgttttgttAACCTGATttttgataaaacaaacaattagaCGAAAGCCTTTTGGATTCCACGGAAAGGaatttgcagtgtgtgtttttcagcatgtactggtatttttaaaaaaaatcctaatcagttaaaaaataaatcagtaaacCTCCTCATAGATTAATCAATACTTGgcctaaaataaatacaagaaaaaaaaacagacaggcaAAACACGTCAAACACAAAAAGCCACTTACTCTTCTTACATGCATGCGTTTGTCTGGAATATGTGTTCTACTGATGATATttaagttttcattattttagatCCATGTGATATTAAATGACCACTTGATAAAACCTGAGGTGACGTACCGGAATCATGATGGAAGAATCATGTGATCTTAACTCGACTAAATCACTTTCATGCACTTTGAAAGGAGGAAATATCTGCGGAGAGGGAGAGTAAAACAAGATGAAAGGAGTCAAAGAAACCTGAAAATTAATATGTTTAAGTCGAAAAATGCAGATATCGAAAACCATGACAAATGAATCCTAACCAACCTCCATTTCTATCTCTATGTCTTCCATGAATTTCAGGACTGGGGTGTGGTGGCCAGTCTCTTGCTTGGCAGGAGGCTCTGTTTTGGTCTTGGTTTTGGTTGGTTGTGGTTGACTGGGTTTGGTCTGGTCCTCAAAAACTGGTTCTTCCTCACAGTCAGGGACCAGAGGATGCTCCAGGTGTCTCTGGGTTCAAAAAAAGGTTTACTGTCAATGACCATATATGAAACCATACATTGATCatgaaaagaaatatataaaattgcaaagatttCCAGGGCATAACTACCTTAGTGTCTGTTTGATTCCAGGGCAACTCAACTTTGTTGgtctataataaaaacaatggcaAATACAATAAGTTGGGGAGCAATCGTTATGTTTTCAATGGCTAAatcacacaaaataacacattcaTACTTGCATACAGAAGTTGCTGGCAGCCTGTTGATACCCTGCTTTCCTCACTTCTAATCATTTTGCAAATGGTCTACAactatatagcacttttctacctattggtactcaaagctttacacattcacccatttacacacacacacacacacaccgggagaaactaagttggggttcagtgtctcgctcaaggacactttgacatgtaaccctagcagccagggatcgaaccaacaactgtgggattgatggacgaccgctttacctcctgcaccacagtcgcctcAGTTCTGTAATGTATAGATTCCCAAATAAGCCTTAGGAGCATAGGCTTTAGTTGAAAGTATTAGAGCTTAGGCACAagatgcaaaaagacaaaaaaaaaaaggggacacaaaatgactaaacagtgtaactgaaaagaaaaactcaagtCAAATGATACATTAAATaactaaagagaaaaacaaaagacacgCAAAACAACATTAAgagctaaaatattttttaaaggcaaaaacaaaatcaaacaaacaaaaagagataaaaagcGGGAGGGGGGGGACCAAAccaaccaaaatgaaaaaaaaagatcaaaaatgaccaaaagacCAATAAGAGACAAAAGAAGACGAAGGCAAAACACACAAGTTGACTACTGAAGATGCCTGTAGTTACATGTGACTTGTTCTAGGTGATTTGTCTCAAATGTCCCTCAGTTGGGCGTCTTAGGTGTGTTCTCATGATCCATCCATGTATTAAATCCCCTTTGACCGGTTTAGCCACAGTAACACATCAAAAGCCATTTTCTGCTCCCCTACTACTGCTCTAGTGGCATCTGACTGCAAGTATTTCATCAGGGGCTGCAGGATATTAGCAGTGAgaacatgtgtgcacacatccaTCCTTTTCATACATAATTAAAGTCTTTTAATTGTGATTGTAAATCAAGCTAAAGACAGTGAAGACTCACCTGGTGAAAGCTgtgttcttcctcttcctcctgtgttAATATCACCACACAGGGCTCCTCTGAAGACAGCAGATCCATTTCAATGTGCTCTGTGATGGCCAGCAATGCCACCTTCCTCTCACCAGACTTCATCCTCGACTTCTCCCCTCTGACCTTCAGTTGTTGTCTTTAGATCTCTGCCCTGGCTTTCGCCTGAGCTTCTCCTCCgttcttctttatttttacctccctccctctttatTGATCTCATGCTTAGTACAGCTTCATGTTCCCTCCCCAGGTCCCCCACAAACAGCCGAACCTCCAAGTTTTCCTTGGCTGATGGAGGCCCCACACAGAAGTCTAAACAGTCGAGCTTCATTACCTCAAGCTGGGATCTATCAGAGGCTAAAactgtgattggctgagagTTCAGCTGTCAGGCTGTGATTGGTTGTGTGGACACTGTAGATACTCTCATAAAAAGACTCAGATTGGTTCGGTAGTatctcattaattttaaaatctcaGCTTGAGTACTTCAATAATGTGCTCCACACAATGAATGCAAGTGTTCAGAAGAGTGTTTTCATCAGGAAGtgaacagacaaacacacacccactgcCATTAATCACCCACTCTTCACACATTGtctgcaaacttttttttatcagtagGTGATCAGATGATTGAATCACTTAACTGATCTCTTagcttttttttgtcaaaacttgTTTTCACCCAAAACAAGGATAGAAAATTAAAGGGGATTTTAATAAACCCTAAATTTGGATATGAAGGTCTCTAAAAAGGAGTACAAGGAGAATTGGAGTCAAGTCAAATTGCATCACATTGAATTGTTTTATTCAGTGCTTTATTCAACTGCATTCATTCTTCTGACACGTGTGACTTAGCAACTAGAGTCCATTATAAATACAATTGTCATACCACTTATTATTGGTGTCTTTCCAGTTAATGTTCTGATACAAAAATGGCAGATAAGTAATTTGTCCATTAAAAAGTATATCTTTCATGCTTTAGTAACAGTAAACTACCTGTACTATCTAATCTTGTTACAGTATTATTAGATTGTTTATTTTCTAGTGAAACAAAGTCAGAATTGAAAACTGTTCAAATCCACATCTTATTTCTGTAGTGATGTTACAAAACCACAGCCTGAAGCATCTGCAATCAATATGCCCGTCAACTAAAGCATtccatttctttgtctttggactgtgttCTCTGTGTGAAACTGAATACCTATTCCTTCTCAAGCTAGATAAGGCCGTATAAAAGCATGACAGATGGACGTTTTGAGTAATGTATTGGCCATGATAGTTGTATATGGCAGATTGTCTGATTGAATGTGTTATCTGTGGAGATGAAACTACAGTTGTTTGAGAAGAACATGCAGTGGATCTGCAATGGCTAATTTATGCATAAGACATTATCAGAAAGATGAAGTTGAATGGTGGGAAGATTGCGATGCAGAACAGCTCACAATAGGtatgatatttaaaaacacacaaattaaaaaaaaaatggcacaaaacCCACCAACAAAAGAGAGGGTTGGGGACCTTTTCTGTGCCCATGTGCCAATCTTCTCATCCCCGTCtatgcaaacaaagaaaatctgcCTTTTTAGTGTGGCCTACCCCTGGACTTAACAGTGACGCTGTGGAGTGACCTTCAGAGAGCTCTTCATACCAGATCCTAAGACTATGTCTGAGCTGAAGAATCgtccaaaattcctcctgaacatTGTGCACATTTAAATCAAAGCTACAGGGAAGGGCTTGAGTGAAGTTGTTGCCAAAGAAGGTTCAAGCAGTTTTTAAATCCAAGCGTCACATACTTTTTCCACCAGcactttgaaatgtttaatagGTGTGTTCAGTAGAAATTATATTTGCAGTGTTATTAGCTTAAGCATCGttggtttaaaatgttacataaagtataataaattaaaaagtcattTATGTACAAATCAATCAATCCACTATATAGATtttgcttgaaagtttgtgaactcTTTAGAATTCAGTCTCTGAATTAATGCACTAAAATATGATCAAGTTaaccaaattaaacaaatgtgaccAAACTTACATGTATGAATCCATTTATTGTGGAAAGCTGTTTAATCTGTTTGAATCAATGGGGAGACAATCAGATTGTACAAGAGAAATGCAGGTCTTCACTATCAAGGTCGAATTTAGACACCACAGGTTTAAAGAAGTTTGTCAGGGGTCAAAGTTCTGACGTCaatcccacaaaaaaaaaatattatgcaaGGAGAAATGCGCTAATATGTCTCTGAGCGGATGTGTCGCTCAAGGTTGAAGTGGACAATTTTTGCCACTGTATAAACAATAAGTGTATTGgtttttcctcatttgtttaattttcttatttagGATATTAAGCAGAAATATAGAAAGTTCTtaagggttcacaaactttaaaGCGCCACTGTATCCTGTACTCAGGCCACCATGTGTCTCTGGGTGCATGTCAACAGGTGAGGCAGGAAGTACGAGGCCGAGCCGTCATCAGGTATTAGCTCCAAGAACTCGGCGGGGCttgtctccatggcaaccacGACCAGCGTCTCTGTTGGCACATAAATGAGTCAAGTTAAAcccaaatgaaaataatgttaatgtttgacAATCTCTGCTTTGAGGTCCAGTAGAAATAACAGATCAAACTAAAGTTGTTATTCCAGACAAACGCATCATAACCGGTGTAAAGTCTTGATGTGAGAAGTTCAGTATCAGCGTCAGTCTACCTGTGTCTCATTATCTCGGATGCAGAGATATAACAAACATAACATCCTCATAAAACAATACACCAAACCACAGTACAGATCCTTTTTAGAAATGACCTAGATTTCATCCCTGACTAAATGAAGCTTAGCTAAACAAAAGAGGCACCTTTTAATTTCTGGGCCTTGGAATGACTTAAGTCTTAAATCAAAGAATTATAAGATCCTCCACTGCCCTCTCCTTTATGTGAAAAAACCTTTGTCatgacacagacaaaaataattattactcCTTGTGTGTCTGGTGTGTTCTATTAGTTTTTTCCTAACTTTCCTGAAAGTTTATTAAAGCATGACTTGGTTAATCAAATCCACAATTTGAATAAAACCTTATCAACTTGGGATCTTCAGTGACCTCCGACAGGTAGATTTGCCCTCGACACCCTCACAAAGACCAGATcctacctttctgaatatgtGACCCTCCTCCTCGTGATAGCACTGGTCCCGTCTTATTTTGGGTACTGCGGTGCCCTGCTGACGGGGCTGACGGGGTTGTGCGGCTACCAGCCGCACAACCTACAGAATGTCTCATATTTGATCCGCCAAACGGCAGACATCACTCCAAGGGCATCCAGTGGCCgcctgcatcaggttcaaagctctgacacCCACCTGCACAATGCTCAAGGCAACAGTCCTTACTACCTAAACACCACCTTCCAGGTccacaatccctcccacccactgtaCTGTGACCAGCACTCTGGCACCTAGTGGTCTCAGGGTCAAGCTACCCGACTCTGCATGCTAAGCAATTCATTTAAATCTGAAAATACTGGAATCAATGCAAATTGATGTCCAGCTGACCAATGTGCAAGTCAATCAACTGAACAAGGTCATCATGTGAGAAACAAACGATTTGTAGCGAGCGTCTggcctgctgctgctttggAAACATGGACTGTGTTAAGGAAAAGATTGTACCTTGAAGAGCATTCAATAGGATGCTGTTATTGGCAGCAGCTCTCGTCCGGTTACAAAGCTCAGGGAGCAGCTTCTGCCACCACATCGACTGTGGAAAGAAGAGAACCAGACAAACTGCGTAACAATTTGAGAAAAATTGGTTATAAAGTAAACTTAAGATACAGCCATGATACCGGATAAAGGCACAGACCATATGTTTGTCTTGTAACTGGTGATTGGCGTAGGCTATAATGGCCTGAGGACACCTGTCCAGCAGCTTATCGATGCTGCTGTCATACTGCCCCCTTCTGGTGGCACAGAGGAGGTGCAGGCTGAAGCCCCATAGGGTTTCCTCTGTCAGACGCTCAAGCAGGGGCGTGACAGCACCCATGGACAGAGACGGTCCACACAGGAGAGACTGCACAGACAGGCGAACACGAGAACAAAGACtattaaaatcatttatatatattctGCACATGAATATGCACTTCTGGTTATATGCAACTGGGTCTTGTTGTATGTGAATTAGTCAAATTAGTCATTCAGGCTGTTTTCAAGTCctgattaaaaactgaaaacacctTAAAAGAACAGTGCCTGTTCTTAATTACAACTTATTTGTGGgtaacatgaaaaacaaattacctGCAGTTTGTGTAACACCTCCAGGTGTTGGAAGTTGGTGGTGTAAGCTGGACTAAGGACTGTGAGCCACGGATACAAAGCACCGTAGTGGGAGCACGAGTTGATCTGAAAAAAGACATTGAGGCATCTCAGGGCATTTTCAACCCTGTGATATGTTTGTTGCAAATATGGTCAGTTGGTGACCAGGGACCAGttaaaagcagcagagcagcttcTCACAAGAGCCGACAAACATGGAATTTAAAATTTAGCATATAAATGTCCATTGGAAGCTAAAAAAGGATATGAACATATTTTCATTCTTACATTGACAGCAGCAAAATAGTCCTTCATGATGGAATTTACACTGAACTTAAATTCCAACTCTGATACTAAACTGTTCTGTGTCATTTCCTTTTGCAGGTAAACATTGGGGTCACGAGGTGTGTGTCCAGTGATCTGAGAATGTGATTGGTGGAGGAGTTTATTCATATGGTTTTGAAAATAAAGGTACACCAGTGATACAGGTTAATGGATCTGGTGAGGGCACGCAAACGTAAAGACGTTCTGTTCTGCGCCGGTGaatatttcaaagtaaaaaaactgcTATAACTGTGTTCACAACCATGATCACATGCTGAATGCATGGACAACACAGCGTAACACACAGCGTAACACTTTGTAAAGAGCTGTTtaactgaaacacaaaaacagagtttGTTGGAGCTGGACCACAGTGAGCTAAGGGTCTTGGTGCAGTTTGAGAAGGAGCTTAGTAACTAAGAGTTGAGTCTACGTGTACTAATTTCTGAAAAGAACACAATATTTATACAATTATAGTAATTTGCAACTAGAATAAAGTTTAGCAAAATACAATACACAAAGCTTCCAACCGGGtccaacaatacattttaagaaaagctGGAATCTGGATTAATTAGGTTTCAATGTTTCAATATTGTATATTTGAGGAGAATGCACGCAGCTATGAAACAAAGTATCTACTGTACCAGATCGTCGGCGCACTTCAACGACCTGTGTTTCGAAGCTGTGCGTGAAGCGCTGAAGTGTGTatctgagtttgtgtttgtcagtcgTTCAATGTAGACAGATGCCAATCGGAACAGAAGCTCCTGGATGACGGCTTCCTGCGAAGAGGCCATGAGCATCGCCTCCCAGAAATCCACCTGCAGGCAGTTCTCACAGCCCAGCTCCTGGgcgtacaaacacacattctgcatgcttttattgctgttatttGAAGAAGTACAGGTACATGCAGTAGGTTTGATCATATTACACAAAATGAGGACAATGTGTTCACTCTATGAGCTTTTCTGCTTAAATCAAGCCTGGTGACCAATGTCACAAATCTGCAAGTTGAATTCGTAAAACACATCCACACCTTGAATATGTGATCAGCCTGTTCAAGCTGGACTTTGCTGTTCTCATGCAGAGCTACTATGGCAGCCACCAGCAGTCCAGGCTGGGACTTTGCCAGCTCCTGAGTCAACGCTGTGGGATGGATGAGTGTGTGCAGGCCTCCACCCACGCCGTGAAGCAGCAGCCTCGGCTCCTCGATGAATCCGTACACCAGCTGCATCTGAGCACATTGGTGATCAATTGTAGAAAAAATACGTTTAAAAAAGTAAACGAATCTCTTCATAAACATGTTGTGTCCCTCTAACCTCAGTGTGTCTCCCCATCAGCTGTGTGTACTCCGGCAGGTTGTTCAAACGCAGCATCATGGTTGCCATAGTGATTGTCAGGGGAACCGACACGCCGGCTGTGTTCTCCAGATGTTGTAAAATTTGCAGTGTCCTGGCAGGACTGAGGTTTATCATGGGCGGACtggcacacacactgatgagctCTGAGGGCTCCGATTTGCTGAATATCTCTATGACCTCATTGGCTGTTTCCTGTAGGAACAGaatatatttttgtcatgtATCATATTTCTAATGATGCATCATTCCGCAGtattattttgtttgcaaaatataaagtgcactttttgttttaagtcaAGAAGCACATTTTAAGTCAACATCTTAATTTAGCGAGAAGTCGGAAAACCCGATCAGGGTGTAAAACTTTTCGTACCTGCCCGAGGCTCTGCTCCGTTTCTTCTAACAGATAATGCTTCAGATAAAACAGGAAGCCGGGGCCATAGGAGTGAGGGCTACTGGGAAGCGGGTGATTCCTCGACAAGACCTCTGCGACTGACAGGCCAGACATCCTGTAGTACGGCAAAGCCAGGTGGCAGTCTTTCTGGCTGCTCCTGATAGAAGAGGTTTTAGTGAttcaaaagaaaactaaaacacCATCTGTGATCGATATTATgacatattttgaaatatatgtAATCTGGTGTCTTTGTCTATCTTTATCATCAACTTTCTGATGTCTTACTCATTTCTTATTTGTCTAAGTATGAATTAATATGGCCTTATCACCAATAATGCCAAATATAGAATATCCTTTTTCATTGTGActcttttataattattattattattattattattattattattattattattattattattattattattattattatatctgcTTATTGtatctaaaattaaaaacataaaaatatagtaGAATAATTTATGAAGCATGAATACCAAACATTCTCCGTTCTGATTTTCCTGCTGTTGCAACTTTATATCACTGTAAATCCAATATTATTGGGTTTTGGATGGTTGATTAGACAAAACTGCCATTTGAAgatggaaattttaaaaagattacCAGTAGTTAATTAACAGTGATTAACAGTGATAACCACAACAAAAGCGTTGTGTTAACGAGAAATTAAATAGTCATTTgtgggaaaggaaagaaaattgaACATAGTAGTAAAAAATGTGCATAACTACAAAGCTGAAttctatattaaaaatgtgaagcTCTAAATGTTGCCGATATATTAATTGCTCCACTATTACATCAATCAATTGCAGTGATGTAAGGGAACCGGAGTCCATAGACTCACTGGCTGAattgtgtggaggtgtgtgtgcagtatGTGCTACCTGCTGAAACAGTCTCCCAGATGTGCACAGTTCTGCCTCAGTGCCTCCTCCAgttcttgtctgtctgtccctACACGTGTCTGTTTCTCTGGTTGTCCGTCtgcatctgtctgcagagacacTGCAGGGTCACAATCCCTGTTCTGTTGCCGCCCTGATATTTGGAGCAAGGCGCTGCGTAGGAGTAGGTGAGCTTCGCTGAGGAGGTGTCGAAGGCTTTGGCCCTGCGGGTTGGTCTCTGCGTATCGCTGACTGTATTCAACCTGCAACACAAGGTGTGTGCAGGCTCATAAGTATTTACAGATGCAATTTGTCTCCTATCAGCAAATTTCTGACCATTTAATActaaaatgtaaacaagcaAAACCATCTGCCATTGCATTAACACAAATTCCTGTCTGTTTTCAAAAGTTCTTAAAAAAATTCTTACTGCGCTGcaaattaatcttttttaaaataaaattcaaagcaTCAATTAAAGACAAACTGATTGAATAAGGCACTGTATTGATTCTCAATACAAATGGATGATACGTGTTgatagctttttttattttgtacttttttttcatctgtacattcttttatttttgcacatgtaatgtactttactttattcttttctgttggtatttctttttatatcacGACCATCATTAATGATGgactccttcttttcctttgggttgttccctttcaggggtctccacagcgaatcatgtgcctccatctaactctgtcctctgcatcctcttctctcacaccaactaacttcatgtcctctctcactacatccataaatctcctctttcctcttcctctagacctcctgcctggcagctccaacctcagcatctttctaccaatatattcacagtttctcctctgaacatgtccaaaccacctcaatctggcctctctgactttgtctccaacacatctaacatgagctgtccctctgatgtcctcattcctgatcctgtccatcctcatctctcccaaagagaacctcaacatcttaagctctgctacctccagctctgcctcctgtcttttcttcagtgccactgtctctaagccgaacaacattgctggtctcaccaccttcttgaacacctttccgtTCATTCTCACTAATACTCTTTTATcccacaacacacctgacacttttctccacctgttccaacctgcctgcactcgcctcttctccacactctccgttgatGTGGAACGTTGACCTGCACCTTCTtcccctctgctccctgtaacctcaatCATTATTAACTCTGCACACActgtaataatacaaaaatactcAACAGTCAAAAATAGACAATTGATTGAGACTGTAGTTGGTTTTTGGTACAATAGGAAATAAAGTGGACGTACCATTTCTCGGTAGAGAGTGAGCGGGGAGACTGTGTCGACCACATACAGGTTCCAACCGTGTCCTGTTGCACTGGTTTGTTTGGGAGAAGACATTGtccacttcctgctcctggGGTCAGAAGTCACACAGAGTGTTAACAATGCTGTTACTTGACCTTCATGTTCCCtcatttgttctttgtgtggATGGATTTTCAAATACACAC includes:
- the hps3 gene encoding Hermansky-Pudlak syndrome 3 protein isoform X6 — encoded protein: MVHVYNCHPFASQQIVQVEQEPGLVCCGGGALFVVASGGCKVEAYSLEQEGCPLICRFATMGTVKSILHSNIGDYLVTIEEKNSATYLRAYTNWRYQAEEKARVGVRLLGHLLRGVSMRGGEQMEIIEIPLSERPLAVACCYVTGDLLVGCQNTLVLFTLRRENQQNLQNQSQQTAQSPVPNIQQSSSQNQGLLSGSNLNFSILDFERSVILHLPKMTPKQVALCVGYIAVLADLEVLVLKVDASSEPKTLEESPDSNNMDDLEDQTDFLLIPRHQELLGDRAQDCDIPVSIEKTGLEDAGQYTLSYVLFRRFTPEFFQGCSVEETQLHSLQLHPLFTSNQSVSLEEPACVFCFFSLPTAGYLYSLRGGVELLSTYQYPEKVLEAVLTDHLLHVITRNALQCFTVRCAAVAARIEDPYIDTTMRACPPCSLEVCALRMQLFIGLRSVCVYNHHVVLFSTADTETPEETERNNQRRSIELKEHTMLTGVFLAVGIDPATMPALESLLSHHILSRKWTMSSPKQTSATGHGWNLYVVDTVSPLTLYREMVEYSQRYAETNPQGQSLRHLLSEAHLLLRSALLQISGRQQNRDCDPAVSLQTDADGQPEKQTRVGTDRQELEEALRQNCAHLGDCFSRSSQKDCHLALPYYRMSGLSVAEVLSRNHPLPSSPHSYGPGFLFYLKHYLLEETEQSLGQETANEVIEIFSKSEPSELISVCASPPMINLSPARTLQILQHLENTAGVSVPLTITMATMMLRLNNLPEYTQLMGRHTEMQLVYGFIEEPRLLLHGVGGGLHTLIHPTALTQELAKSQPGLLVAAIVALHENSKVQLEQADHIFKELGCENCLQVDFWEAMLMASSQEAVIQELLFRLASVYIERLTNTNSDTHFSASRTASKHRSLKCADDLINSCSHYGALYPWLTVLSPAYTTNFQHLEVLHKLQSLLCGPSLSMGAVTPLLERLTEETLWGFSLHLLCATRRGQYDSSIDKLLDRCPQAIIAYANHQLQDKHMSMWWQKLLPELCNRTRAAANNSILLNALQETLVVVAMETSPAEFLELIPDDGSASYFLPHLLTCTQRHMVA
- the hps3 gene encoding Hermansky-Pudlak syndrome 3 protein isoform X7, encoding MVHVYNCHPFASQQIVQVEQEPGLVCCGGGALFVVASGGCKVEAYSLEQEGCPLICRFATMGTVKSILHSNIGDYLVTIEEKNSATYLRAYTNWRYQAEEKARVGVRLLGHLLRGVSMRGGEQMEIIEIPLSERPLAVACCYVTGDLLVGCQNTLVLFTLRRENQQNLQNQSQQTAQSPVPNIQQSSSQNQGLLSGSNLNFSILDFERSVILHLPKMTPKQVALCVGYIAVLADLEVLVLKVDASSEPKTLEESPDSNNMADDLEDQTDFLLIPRHQELLGDRAQDCDIPVSIEKTGLEDAGQYTLSYVLFRRFTPEFFQGCSVEETQLHSLQLHPLFTSNQSVSLEEPACVFCFFSLPTAGYLYSLRGGVELLSTYQYPEKVLEAVLTDHLLHVITRNALQCFTVRCAAVAARIEDPYIDTTMRACPPCSLEVCALRMQLFIGLRSVCVYNHHVVLFSTADTETPEETERNNQRRSMSRKWTMSSPKQTSATGHGWNLYVVDTVSPLTLYREMVEYSQRYAETNPQGQSLRHLLSEAHLLLRSALLQISGRQQNRDCDPAVSLQTDADGQPEKQTRVGTDRQELEEALRQNCAHLGDCFSRSSQKDCHLALPYYRMSGLSVAEVLSRNHPLPSSPHSYGPGFLFYLKHYLLEETEQSLGQETANEVIEIFSKSEPSELISVCASPPMINLSPARTLQILQHLENTAGVSVPLTITMATMMLRLNNLPEYTQLMGRHTEMQLVYGFIEEPRLLLHGVGGGLHTLIHPTALTQELAKSQPGLLVAAIVALHENSKVQLEQADHIFKELGCENCLQVDFWEAMLMASSQEAVIQELLFRLASVYIERLTNTNSDTHFSASRTASKHRSLKCADDLINSCSHYGALYPWLTVLSPAYTTNFQHLEVLHKLQSLLCGPSLSMGAVTPLLERLTEETLWGFSLHLLCATRRGQYDSSIDKLLDRCPQAIIAYANHQLQDKHMSMWWQKLLPELCNRTRAAANNSILLNALQETLVVVAMETSPAEFLELIPDDGSASYFLPHLLTCTQRHMVA